The Sebastes fasciatus isolate fSebFas1 chromosome 13, fSebFas1.pri, whole genome shotgun sequence genome includes a region encoding these proteins:
- the LOC141781257 gene encoding uncharacterized protein LOC141781257 isoform X2, whose protein sequence is MMKMSGSVTSCCVALFFVLNSVSAVQKKLDSINDLKKINFGQSVPKHSLLLLHWFANTVDIDENDVIRVAFDPNSRAYGSHYYGNFEELLDPLQRGSGYRYYTVGSLNQGTTMQLPSYVVRPQREYAGTNSDRIIIRASEQNIGGQALQRIDQVYITQHIENQGEYDPDQTYRITANLLRQIRQFSVGQNQQQLLQLRNRYASSADELHIRNTWGDLACLGLLLFIVIQEKHTSSQQNNRPQNRPQNNRPQNYRPENRRTHLADDASRRESNVPRSFRNQGDVVVDINGDEDHETSRRTGNRQSGHKNTSLSCCCICCIVAICVISLCAILLFIFLYKWYI, encoded by the coding sequence atgatgaagatgtcaGGAAGTGTCACCAGTTGCTGTGTAGCTCTGTTCTTTGTGCTGAACTCTGTGTCGGCTGTACAGAAAAAGCTTGATTCAATCAACGATTTGAAGAAAATCAACTTTGGCCAATCTGTGCCCAAACACAGTCTACTGCTGCTCCACTGGTTTGCCAACACAGTTGACATTGACGAGAATGATGTCATAAGGGTGGCTTTTGACCCAAACAGTAGAGCTTATGGCTCACATTATTATGGCAACTTTGAAGAGCTGTTGGACCCACTGCAACGGGGAAGTGGATACCGATACTACACTGTTGGCAGTCTCAATCAAGGAACGACCATGCAACTTCCTTCTTATGTTGTCCGTCCCCAAAGGGAGTATGCAGGAACAAACAGTGACAGGATCATAATTCGTGCCAGTGAGCAGAACATAGGAGGGCAAGCTTTGCAGAGGATAGACCAAGTTTATATAACACAACATATTGAAAATCAGGGGGAATATGATCCAGATCAGACCTACAGGATCACTGCTAACCTCCTGAGACAGATCAGACAGTTTTCTGTGGGACAAAACCAACAGCAACTGTTGCAACTCAGAAACCGCTATGCAAGTAGCGCTGATGAGTTGCATATCAGAAACACATGGGGTGACCTTGCTTGCCTTGGACTGCTGTTGTTTATTGTGATCCAGGAAAAGCACACCTCTAGCCAACAAAACAACAGACCACAAAACAGACCACAAAACAACAGACCACAAAACTACAGACCAGAAAACAGAAGAACTCATTTGGCTGATGATGCTTCGAGGAGAGAGAGCAATGTTCCTAGATCTTTTCGAAACCAAGGTGATGTTGTAGTGGATATAAATGGCGATGAGGACCACGAAACCAGCAGGAGGACTGGGAACAGACAATCAGGCCATAAAAACACCTCACTATCATGCTGTTGTATTTGTTGCATTGTCGCCATATGTGTAATTTCATTGTGTGctatattactttttatttttttgtataaatgGTACATATGA